The Natribaculum luteum genome contains the following window.
GCGTTATGACAGCCGACCCACCACCAGCGGTCGCCCCTGTCTGTTCGGGCTCGTAGGCAACAACGCCACGCCCGAACGCGAGCCGCGTGCCAACGGAACGGCGAGCTGGCACGGTTTCCGAATCCCCCGTATAGGAGGACATGAAACCGTGATCCAGTCCATCCGTCTCGCTGAAGAACACGCGAGCCACGTTCACCGCCGCGATGTAATCTCGATCACCTTCAAACCCGCACCGAGCGTTGTCGCAACGGAAGTGCCCACCCCACCACACCTCCTCCGTGTGGTCGGGACTCGAGGTGAGCCGTGTCCGCAGGGCGACTGGGGGCAGTCGTCACTCGAGTTTCTCGAGCGCGTCGAAGAAGTTCGCCCGCGGGCCGGCGAGCGTGACGGGGTCGTCGGCGACGGTTACCGTGACGGTCGCCGGCGGCTCGAGTTCCCGTCTGTTGCGACCGTCGCTGATGGCCCAGCCGACGTCGGCTCCGGAGACGTGGAGCGTGATCTCGCTGTCTGCGTCGACGACCAGCGGAGGCATCGAGTCGTCGGCACACATCTGCGTGACGACGAGGGCGTCGACCGTCGGTCGGACGAGTGGGCCACCCTCGCTCAGGTTGTAGGCGGTCGAACCGGTCGGCGTCGCGACGAGGACACCGTCGGCGTGACCCGTCGCGTAGGATTCGCCGTCGACGCGGACGTCGATGTCGGCACCGCCGCCGTGTCCGCGTCGGGGGCCGTGGACGACGACCTCGTTGAGCGCCGGCTCGAGGGCCCAGTCCGTACCGCTGGCGTGCAGGCGGTTGACCTCGGCGCCGTCGACGTCGCCGCCAGCGCGGAGGGTATCGACCAGGTCGCCGACGGCGTCGACGGCGTCGTCCGGCGAGACGGCGTTGAGGAAGCCGACTTCGCCGAGGTTGACGCCGATGAGCGGTGCGTCGCCTGCCTCGCGCGCGACGAAGAGGAAGGTGCCGTCGCCGCCGATACTCACGACGAGGTCGGCCGATCCCATCTCGGCGATCGGCACGCTGGGTGCGCCGATGGCAGTTCCCGTCTCTTCGTCGACCGTTATGCTCACCTCGTCGCCTGCGAGCGTCTCGAGGAGGGTCGCGGCGAGTCTCTGTGCCCGCTCGTTGTCGCGCTGGGCGACGATCCCGACGTCCACGTCCATCGTCGCTCGGTAGCGCTCCCGTGGCCAAAAAACTCCCTGTCGGCGCCCGACGGCGTTACGTCGACGGCGGTCGCGTGGACGTCTCGTCAGCCGGTCGTTTCGACGGTTTCGGCGGCAGTAAGACGACGTTAGGTGCCTGTTTGCCGTCCATACTTTTCCGGCCGAGCGTGGTCAGGGCCTCCATGGCAGATCGGACGCAATCGAAAGAGACGATGACGCGTTCGGAGCTGGCAGCGTACCTCTCGGACCTCGCGGCGGAGTTCGAACGCGGCGAGGAGGAACTCGCGGTCGACGTCGGGAACAAGACCGTGACGTTGAACCCACCGGAGCAGGTCGACTGCGACGTCGAAGTCGTCGAGCGATCGTCGGTCCTCCGTGGGAATCGGGAGACGATCGCTATCGAACTCAGCTGGAAACGCTGATGGCACTTCTCGACGCCGCCGTGATCTTCGTCGCGAGCCTGCTCGTCGGCACCGTCGCCATCCTCGCGGGGGTGCGACTGATCGTCGACGCGGACGCGGGCGTGTCCAACGCGCTGTTTACCGCACTCGTCGGCGCGATCGTCTGGGCCGTCTCGTCGGCGCTCGTCGACCGGTTCGTCCTGTTCGACTGGCTGCCGATCCTCGGCGTCGTGTTGATGCTCGTCGCCTGGATCGGCGTGCTCAACTGGCGCTACCCCGGCGGCTGGGGCACGGCGGCCGCGATCGGCTTCGTCGCGTGGATCGTCGCGGTGGCGATCGTCTACGCCTTCACCCTCGTCGACGTCCTCGCGCCCGAAGCCCTCGGGATCCCCGGCGCGTGATCCCTGTGGCGTCCTTCCCACCGTTCGAGAACCGATCGCGAAGTACTTTTTTCTCGAGGATCGAGTGTCGACTGTAGGGATGTACGAGACGATCCTCTTTCCGACGGACGGGAGCGACCACGCAAGTGCGGTCGCAGAGCACGCGATCGACGTCGCGAAGACCCGAGACGCGACGCTGCACGTCCTCTCGGTCGTCGACGACCGGGCGTTTCTGGTCCTCGACGACGAGCGTGTCGACGCGGTCCGCGAGGACCTCCGAGAGCGCGCGCTCGAGGCAGTCGACGAGGCCGTCACAACCGCACAGGGCCACGGCGTCGAGGCGACGTCGGCAGTCGAGACGGGCAACCCGGCCGAGTGCATCGTCGACTACGCCGCCGAGCACGACGTCGATCTCGTCGTGATGGGAACGAGCGGTGACGAGTACGAACGAAACGTCGTCGGCAGCGTCTCCCAGCGCGTCGTCCAGACGTCACCCGTTCCCGTCTTGACCGTCGGGACCGACGCCTGAGCGTCGTCGTTCACTCGAGCGGTTTCGATCTGTTCGCTCTCCTTTGCCGGAACGCTTTGCTTTCTGGCTACCCGTAGTCAGTCTCGCCCGTGGCGAGTCAGACACGTCGAGAGGCCGATCAACTCGACGGGCTCGGAGTTGTCCGGCGAGTAGACGACCATCTGGCCTTTCTCCATGTATGGC
Protein-coding sequences here:
- a CDS encoding universal stress protein; the protein is MYETILFPTDGSDHASAVAEHAIDVAKTRDATLHVLSVVDDRAFLVLDDERVDAVREDLRERALEAVDEAVTTAQGHGVEATSAVETGNPAECIVDYAAEHDVDLVVMGTSGDEYERNVVGSVSQRVVQTSPVPVLTVGTDA
- a CDS encoding NAD(+)/NADH kinase: MDVDVGIVAQRDNERAQRLAATLLETLAGDEVSITVDEETGTAIGAPSVPIAEMGSADLVVSIGGDGTFLFVAREAGDAPLIGVNLGEVGFLNAVSPDDAVDAVGDLVDTLRAGGDVDGAEVNRLHASGTDWALEPALNEVVVHGPRRGHGGGADIDVRVDGESYATGHADGVLVATPTGSTAYNLSEGGPLVRPTVDALVVTQMCADDSMPPLVVDADSEITLHVSGADVGWAISDGRNRRELEPPATVTVTVADDPVTLAGPRANFFDALEKLE
- a CDS encoding amphi-Trp domain-containing protein; this encodes MADRTQSKETMTRSELAAYLSDLAAEFERGEEELAVDVGNKTVTLNPPEQVDCDVEVVERSSVLRGNRETIAIELSWKR